A genomic segment from Juglans regia cultivar Chandler chromosome 14, Walnut 2.0, whole genome shotgun sequence encodes:
- the LOC118344523 gene encoding kinesin-like protein KIN-14T: MEARKSVQNLAETIHSLLGLKAHFTSSWVKSVCDIIGHLPSEGPSNDLKAENSKTSTVSFSNKEDDLASAISKIKDELAALTANINQLNIQRRQVLNDFLDLKGNIRVFCRIRPVALGENFGSFKPIVAMDSSYVLLRLSDNKSRCYSFDKVFLPGSSQDEVFSEVKPVIKSALDGYNACIFAYGQTGTGKTFTMEGSPDLPGVVPRAIEALFREAVDCNHAFLFTFSMLEIYMGNLKDLLITQPRKAMDPMPLRLSIKTDPKGGIEIDNLVAFQVSDFNQALRLYRLGCQSRSTASTNCNTSSSRSHSLIRLSITSFDAPERQRETNKVWFIDLGGSERVLKTKAWGRRLEEGKAINLSLSALGDVINALQRKKFHVPYRNSKLTQVLKDSLGGSSKTLMLVHVSPKDEDLCETICSLNFATRARSIHLGTEDSEKRDQRGVTMMNLQQKIKIIEEERRNIKRNIEKLNEKLDTLAKRGTISSQELNAPHLTSELPQPNLESLRNKTSDVPIGQMSLLPRFMRPTICSRRKSGIDKQNSEDKQEFHARRRRPLSHRAESVTFPVKCKSDHSSEFDTWRSSCLLAFNMKGSADIETEYSQDTSECDIEGVVFPEQETSRGNSINQNAHISHSQQYGNRLESKYSSTRFLDVENWLHLHKKEPFIITNSSGGKRVLATPIPEKKCRSYGQKKESKLKDETKDTCSFKINKIVYHKMLNKQVDVEGFRRSVLEEVINKPQPLFEDCLNKDSRSGSGCLLHKPDGDLTIQTQDFVHGPSIIDNECDTSFMLRDLDFSIGNPKEEPGISFSSLELEPHCQQVPTGTDVEDGMGENLDTSSQSWMTGRERGPQKLKSHMALFMVNPHPEELTRTYVRSQEYAQNRGICHLLKQKIQIVYASALLGLGFQKLGFEHDFFYGLML, encoded by the exons ATGGAGGCAAGAAAATCTGTTCAGAACCTTGCTGAAACAATTCATTCCCTACTAGGACTAAAAGCCCATTTCACCTCCAGCTGGGTCAAATCGGTTTGTGATATAATAGGACACTTGCCATCCGAAGGACCATCCAATGACTTAAAAGcagaaaattctaaaacaagTACAGTTTCGTTTAGCAACAAAGAAGATGATCTGGCCAGTGCAATCTCAAAAATCAAAG ATGAACTTGCTGCCTTAACTGCAAACataaatcaattaaatattCAGAGAAGGCAGGTCCTCAATGATTTTCTGGACTTGAAAG GCAACATTCGTGTATTTTGTCGCATAAGACCCGTCGCATTGGGGGAGAATTTTGGCAGTTTTAAACCTATTGTAGCTATGGATTCAAGTTATGTTCTTCTAAGGCTTTCAGATAATAAGAGTAGATGTTACAGTTTTGACAAGGTTTTCCTACCAGGTTCATCACAAG ATGAAGTCTTTTCAGAAGTTAAACCAGTCATTAAATCAGCACTGGATGGCTACAATGCATGCATATTTGCTTATGGGCAAACAGGCACTGGGAAGACTTTCACAATG gaAGGCAGTCCAGATTTGCCAGGGGTGGTGCCACGAGCAATTGAGGCACTTTTTAGAGAAGCGGTGGATTGTAACCATGCATTTCTCTTCACTTTCAGTATGCTTGAGATTTACATGGGAAATCTCAAAGACTTGCTCATCACACAGCCAAGAAAAGCAATGGATCCCATGCCACTACG CCTTTCAATCAAAACAGATCCAAAGGGTGGAATTGAAATAGACAATCTTGTGGCCTTCCAAGTGAGTGACTTCAACCAAGCATTGAGGCTGTATAGACTAGGATGCCAGTCCCGATCAACTGCTTCAACAAATTGCAACACGAGTTCCAGCAGATCACACAG CTTGATTCGCCTATCAATCACTTCTTTCGATGCTCCTGAGAGGCAAAGGGAGACGAACAAAGTTTGGTTTATTGACCTTGGTGGAAGTGAGCGTGTACTGAAGACGAAGGCATGGGGTAGAAGACTTGAAGAAGGAAAAGCCATCAACTTATCACTTTCTGCTCTTGGGGATGTCATCAATGCCCTTCAAAGAAAAAAGTTCCATGTACCTTATAG GAATAGCAAGCTGACACAAGTTCTTAAGGATTCCCTCG GAGGGAGTTCAAAAACACTGATGCTTGTCCATGTTAGTCCCAAAGACGAAGATCTGTGCGAGACAATATGTTCTTTAAATTTCGCTACAAGGGCTAGAAGCATTCATCTGGGGACTGAGGATTCT GAAAAGAGGGACCAGAGGGGAGTTACAATGATGAATCTGCAGCAAAAGATAAAAATCATTGAGGAAGAGCGTCGAAATATCAAGAGAAACATTGAGAAGTTAAATGAGAAATTAGACACACTAGCAAAGAGAGGAACAATTTCCAGTCAGGAGCTAAATGCTCCCCATTTAACTTCTGAACTGCCCCAACCTAATCTTGAAAGTTTAAGGAACAAGACTAGTGATGTACCCATAGGTCAAATGTCTCTGTTGCCAAGGTTTATGAGGCCAACTATTTGCAGCCGAAGAAAATCTGGAATAGATAAACAGAATTCAGAAGATAAACAAGAATTTCatgcaagaagaagaaggccATTATCTCATCGCGCCGAGTCGGTGACTTTCCCTGTAAAGTGTAAGTCAGACCACAGCTCAGAGTTCGATACATGGAGAAGTAGCTGTTTGTTGGCTTTTAACATGAAAGGTAGTGCTGATATCGAAACAGAGTACAGTCAAGACACATCTGAATGTGATATTGAAGGGGTTGTCTTCCCAGAACAGGAAACATCACGAGGGAATTCTATTAATCAAAACGCTCACATTAGTCACAGTCAACAATATGGAAATAGACTGGAAAGTAAATATAGCTCCACAAGGTTTCTGGATGTTGAAAATTGGCTTCATTTACATAAAAAGGAACCTTTCATCATTACTAATTCTAGTGGGGGTAAAAGGGTTCTAGCTACTCCCATTCCAGAGAAGAAATGTAGGTCTTATGGACAGAAGAAAGAAAGTAAGTTAAAGGATGAGACAAAGGATACTTGtagctttaaaataaataagatcgTTTACcataaaatgttgaataaacAAGTTGATGTCGAGGGATTTAGAAGGTCTGTTTTAGAAGAGGTGATTAACAAACCTCAACCACTTTTTGAGGATTGTCTCAATAAGGACTCAAGATCAGGTTCGGGTTGTCTATTGCATAAACCTGATGGTGACTTGACTATACAAACACAAGATTTTGTGCATGGTCCATCAATAATAGATAATGAGTGTGACACTTCTTTCATGCTACGTGATTTAGATTTTAGTATTGGTAACCCAAAGGAAGAGCCTGGCATCTCATTCTCCTCCCTGGAACTAGAACCACACTGTCAACAAGTGCCTACAGGAACAGATGTGGAAGATGGTATGGGGGAAAACTTGGATACCTCATCTCAAAGCTGGATGACAGGAAGAGAACGTGGCCCACAAAAACTGAAATCACATATGGCCCTATTTATGGTTAATCCACATCCAGAGGAATTAACCAGGACGTATGTGAGATCACAAGAATATGCACAGAACAGAG GAATTTGTCACcttctcaaacaaaaaattcagaTTGTTTATGCCAGTGCACTTCTAGGATTGGGATTTCAGAAGTTGGGATTTGAACATGACTTCTTCTATGGTCTAATGCTTTAA
- the LOC109003728 gene encoding kinesin-like protein KIN-14T, which yields MEARKSVQNLAETIHSLLGLKAHFTSSWVKSVCDIIGHLPSEGPSNDLKAENSKTSTVSFSNKEDDLASAISKIKDELAALTANINQLNIQRRQVLNDFLDLKGNIRVFCRIRPVALGENFGSFKPIVAMDSSYVLLRLSDNKSRCYSFDKVFLPGSSQDEVFSEVKPVIKSALDGYNACIFAYGQTGTGKTFTMEGSPDLPGVVPRAIEALFREAVDCNHAFLFTFSMLEIYMGNLKDLLITQPRKAMDPMPLRLSIKTDPKGGIEIDNLVAFQVSDFNQALRLYRLGCQSRSTASTNCNTSSSRSHSLIRLSITSFDAPERQRETNKVWFIDLGGSERVLKTKAWGRRLEEGKAINLSLSALGDVINALQRKKFHVPYRNSKLTQVLKDSLGGSSKTLMLVHVSPKDEDLCETICSLNFATRARSIHLGTEDSEKRDQRGVTMMNLQQKIKIIEEERRNIKRNIEKLNEKLDTLAKRGTISSQELNAPHLTSELPQPNLESLRNKTSDVPIGQMSLLPRFMRPTICSRRKSGIDKQNSEDKQEFHARRRRPLSHRAESVTFPVKCKSDHSSEFDTWRSSCLLAFNMKGSADIETEYSQDTSECDIEVVVFPEQETSRGNSINQNAHISHSQQYGNRLESKYSSTRFLDVENWLHLHKKEPFIITNSSGGKRVLATPIPEKKCRSYGQKKESKLKDETKDTCSFKINKIVYHKMLNKQVDVEGFRRSVLEEVINKPQPLFEDCLNKDSRSGSGCLLHKPDGDLTIQTQDFVHGPSIIDNECDTSFMLRDLDFSIGNPKEEPGISFSSLELEPHCQQVPTGTDVEDGMGENLDTSSQSWMTGRERGPQKLKSHMALFMVNPHPEELTRTYVRSQEYAQNRGICHLLKQKIQIVYASALLGLGFQKLGFEHDFFYGLML from the exons ATGGAGGCAAGAAAATCTGTTCAGAACCTTGCTGAAACAATTCATTCCCTACTAGGACTAAAAGCCCATTTCACCTCCAGCTGGGTCAAATCGGTTTGTGATATAATAGGACACTTGCCATCCGAAGGACCATCCAATGACTTAAAAGcagaaaattctaaaacaagTACAGTTTCGTTTAGCAACAAAGAAGATGATCTGGCCAGTGCAATCTCAAAAATCAAAG ATGAACTTGCTGCCTTAACTGCAAACataaatcaattaaatattCAGAGAAGGCAGGTCCTCAATGATTTTCTGGACTTGAAAG GCAACATTCGTGTATTTTGTCGCATAAGACCCGTCGCATTGGGGGAGAATTTTGGCAGTTTTAAACCTATTGTAGCTATGGATTCAAGTTATGTTCTTCTAAGGCTTTCAGATAATAAGAGTAGATGTTACAGTTTTGACAAGGTTTTCCTACCAGGTTCATCACAAG ATGAAGTCTTTTCAGAAGTTAAACCAGTCATTAAATCAGCACTGGATGGCTACAATGCATGCATATTTGCTTATGGGCAAACAGGCACTGGGAAGACTTTCACAATG gaAGGCAGTCCAGATTTGCCAGGGGTGGTGCCACGAGCAATTGAGGCACTTTTTAGAGAAGCGGTGGATTGTAACCATGCATTTCTCTTCACTTTCAGTATGCTTGAGATTTACATGGGAAATCTCAAAGACTTGCTCATCACACAGCCAAGAAAAGCAATGGATCCCATGCCACTACG CCTTTCAATCAAAACAGATCCAAAGGGTGGAATTGAAATAGACAATCTTGTGGCCTTCCAAGTGAGTGACTTCAACCAAGCATTGAGGCTGTATAGACTAGGATGCCAGTCCCGATCAACTGCTTCAACAAATTGCAACACGAGTTCCAGCAGATCACACAG CTTGATTCGCCTATCAATCACTTCTTTCGATGCTCCTGAGAGGCAAAGGGAGACGAACAAAGTTTGGTTTATTGACCTTGGTGGAAGTGAGCGTGTACTGAAGACGAAGGCATGGGGTAGAAGACTTGAAGAAGGAAAAGCCATCAACTTATCACTTTCTGCTCTTGGGGATGTCATCAATGCCCTTCAAAGAAAAAAGTTCCATGTACCTTATAG GAATAGCAAGCTGACACAAGTTCTTAAGGATTCCCTCG GAGGGAGTTCAAAAACACTGATGCTTGTCCATGTTAGTCCCAAAGACGAAGATCTGTGCGAGACAATATGTTCTTTAAATTTCGCTACAAGGGCTAGAAGCATTCATCTGGGGACTGAGGATTCT GAAAAGAGGGACCAGAGGGGAGTTACAATGATGAATCTGCAGCAAAAGATAAAAATCATTGAGGAAGAGCGTCGAAATATCAAGAGAAACATTGAGAAGTTAAATGAGAAATTAGACACACTAGCAAAGAGAGGAACAATTTCCAGTCAGGAGCTAAATGCTCCCCATTTAACTTCTGAACTGCCCCAACCTAATCTTGAAAGTTTAAGGAACAAGACTAGTGATGTACCCATAGGTCAAATGTCTCTGTTGCCAAGGTTTATGAGGCCAACTATTTGCAGCCGAAGAAAATCTGGAATAGATAAACAGAATTCAGAAGATAAACAAGAATTTCatgcaagaagaagaaggccATTATCTCATCGCGCCGAGTCGGTGACTTTCCCTGTAAAGTGTAAGTCAGACCACAGCTCAGAGTTCGATACATGGAGAAGTAGCTGTTTGTTGGCTTTTAACATGAAAGGTAGTGCTGATATCGAAACAGAGTACAGTCAAGACACATCTGAATGTGATATTGAAGTGGTTGTCTTCCCAGAACAGGAAACATCACGAGGGAATTCTATTAATCAAAACGCTCACATTAGTCACAGTCAACAATATGGAAATAGACTGGAAAGTAAATATAGCTCCACAAGGTTTCTGGATGTTGAAAATTGGCTTCATTTACATAAAAAGGAACCTTTCATCATTACTAATTCTAGTGGGGGTAAAAGGGTTCTAGCTACTCCCATTCCAGAGAAGAAATGTAGGTCTTATGGACAGAAGAAAGAAAGTAAGTTAAAGGATGAGACAAAGGATACTTGtagctttaaaataaataagatcgTTTACcataaaatgttgaataaacAAGTTGATGTCGAGGGATTTAGAAGGTCTGTTTTAGAAGAGGTGATTAACAAACCTCAACCACTTTTTGAGGATTGTCTCAATAAGGACTCAAGATCAGGTTCGGGTTGTCTATTGCATAAACCTGATGGTGACTTGACTATACAAACACAAGATTTTGTGCATGGTCCATCAATAATAGATAATGAGTGTGACACTTCTTTCATGCTACGTGATTTAGATTTTAGTATTGGTAACCCAAAGGAAGAGCCTGGCATCTCATTCTCCTCCCTGGAACTAGAACCACACTGTCAACAAGTGCCTACAGGAACAGATGTGGAAGATGGTATGGGGGAAAACTTGGATACCTCATCTCAAAGCTGGATGACAGGAAGAGAACGTGGCCCACAAAAACTGAAATCACATATGGCCCTATTTATGGTTAATCCACATCCAGAGGAATTAACCAGGACGTATGTGAGATCACAAGAATATGCACAGAACAGAG GAATTTGTCACcttctcaaacaaaaaattcagaTTGTTTATGCCAGTGCACTTCTAGGATTGGGATTTCAGAAGTTGGGATTTGAACATGACTTCTTCTATGGTCTAATGCTTTAA